The sequence below is a genomic window from Candidatus Rokuibacteriota bacterium.
TCTTCCCGAAGTTCTTGGTCTTCAGGAGCTCGGCCTCGGTTCGCTGCACGAGATCGGCGATCGTGCGGATGTTGGCGGTCTTGAGGCAGTTGTAGGCACGCACCGACAGCTCGAGCTCGTCCACGCTCCGGAAGAGGTTCTCGTTGAGCTCGACGCGCTGCCCGGGGACAGGGGCCGCCTCCTCCTCGACGGGGACTCCGTGGGGAAACTGCACGAGCAGCTCGAAATGGTCTTCCAGGATCCGGGCCGCCTCCCCGACGGCCGCCTCCGGCGAGACGCTGCCGTTGGTCCAGACCTCCAAGACCAGCCGCTCCTGACCGGGACGCGGGCCCTGGATGGGCTCGACGTGGAAGTTCACGCGTTTGACCGGCGAGAAGTCCGCGTCGAGCAGGATCGCGTTGATCGGGAGGACTTCGGGCTCCCGCTTCTCCGCCGGCACGTAGCCCCGCCCCCGCTCGAGGCATACCTCCATTTCCAACAGCCCGTCCTTGTCCAGGGTCGCCAGCGGCTGCTCGGGGGTGAGGATCTCCACATCGGCGTCGGGCTCGAAGTCGGAGGCCTTGACCTGAGCCGGCCCCTGGGCTTTGAGCCGGAGGATCTTGGGCCGGCTCAGGTGGAGGACAAAGACGACCTGCCGGAGGTTCTGGAGGACGTCGAGCGTATCCTCCATCACCCCGGGGAAGTAGGAGAACTCGTGGAGGACGCCCTCGATCTTGGCCCAAATGGGCGCCGCGCCCTGAATCGAGGAGAGCAGAACGCGCCGGTACGCGTTGCCCACGGTGAGGGCGAAGCCGGCCTCCAGGGGCTCAAGAACAATCCGCCCGTAAACGCGCTCGCGGACCTGCCATTCCTGACGGTTGGGGAGCTGAATGTCCAGCATGATTCCTCCTCAAGGAATTCGAACGGTGAGCCGAACACCAAGTATAACAAAATCCCGTAACTCCTTTGAGAAAAAAGCAAAATCGACCGAACAAGACCGCAAAAGATTGACGCTGACCCGCCTTTCCGCTAGGATGGTGAAAATTATGGCTGTCATGCCTCGAATCCTGGCAAGGCTCCACAATTTGGCTCCAGGGACTCGCCCTTTCCTCGCTTCGCTTCTGCTCGGCGCCGCGGGCCTGGCGGGCCTCCACGCCTGGTGGCTCCTCACCCCCACCCCCCTCATTCAGGCTGGGGCCCGGGTGGTCGAGATCGGCCCGCACCAGGGCGTGATGGGGGTGGCGCAGCAGCTCGAAACGGAAGGCGTCATCCGGAGCCGCCTCGGCTTCCTCGTCCTCGCCGCGCTGCGGGGCACGGCGCGCTCGCTCAAGGCCGGGGAGTACGAGCTCCCCAGGGACGTCAACACGGTCCAGATCCTCAGGTTCCTGGAGGAGGGAAAGGTGCGCCAGCATCCGGTCCTCTTCCCGGAGGGCGGCACGGCCCGGGAGCTGGCACGCACCCTGGAAGCCGAGGGCTTGACCCAGGCTGAGGCCGTGCAGAGGCTCAGCCAGGATGCCCGTTTCCTGTGGACGCTCGGACTGCCGGGGCCGACCATCGAGGGCTACCTCTTTCCCGACACTTACCGCTTCTTCAAGGGCCTCACGCCCGAGGAGATGCTGGGGCGCATGGTCCATCGCCTGAGGGCGAAGGTGACCGACGAGCTCCTGGCGCAGGCCGAGTCCCTGGGACTGACTTTCCACCAGCTCCTGACCCTCGCATCGATCATCGAGAAGGAGGCTGTGATCCGGGAGGAGATGCCGTTGATCTCGGCCGTCTTCTGGAACCGGATGAAGCGCGATATGCCGCTCCAGGCCGATCCCACCGTCCAGTACGCGCTCGGCAAGGACCGTCAGGCCCTCACCCGGGATGATCTCCAGGTGGACTCCCCGTTCAACACGTATCGCATCCGAGGGCTTCCACCCGGTCCCATCGCGAGCCCCGGAAAGGCGGCGATCGTGGCCGCGCTCAACCCGGCGAAGGTGAACTATCTCTACTTCGTCTCGACCGGCGACCAACGCCGCCACTTCTTCTCCGTCACGCTCGAGCAGCACAACTCCGCCGTGGCCCGCTACCGCGTCGCCAAGGCCCGGTAGGGAGCGCCCGCGGGCCCAGCCCCGCTCGGCGCGTCCCGCCAGGCCCGCGCGCGGGGCACGACCTTGTCAGCGCCCAACGCCGAGTGCTATAAACAGGCGGACCATGGCAGTTCGAGCCGAGGCGCTTCGGCGCCGGCAGCTTCATCGCCGGCGCCAGCGACGAGGTGAGGCCCGAGTAGATGTTCGAGCCGAGAGGCTGCCGACGAGCCGCAGGCGTGGCAGTTCGAGCCGAGGCGCTTCGGCGCCGGCAGCTTCATCGCCGGCGCCAGCGCCGAGGCGAGGCCCGAGTAAATGAGCCACGAGGCGAGGCCCGAAATGGAATCAGGCGAGGAATCCCGAGAGCTCGTCGCCCCCGCTGCGCCGGGATCTCCGCTGGCGCTGCAGCGCGAGTCTTCCCCGTTCCTCTACCGGCTCCTCAGGCGGATCGGGCGCCCGATGCTCAAGCGCGTCTTCAGCCTCCACGTCACCGGGCTGGAGCACCTGCCCCCGAGCGGGCCCTACATCCTGGCGGCCAACCACGCGAACTACCTCGACGGCGTCGTGCTCGGCGCCGCGGTGCCGAGGAAGATCTCCTTTCTCGTCATGCCGAGGGTCTATCGCTCGACGCCCCTCCACCCGCCGTTTCACCGCCACGTGGGGTCGATCCCGATCAACCTCGAGCGCCCCGATCCGGGCGCGATCAAGCGCGCCCTCCGCATCCTCCAAGAGGGCGGGGTCCTGGGCATCTTCCCCGAAGGCCCCTTCTCGCTCAACGGACAGCTCGTCCAGGGCCAGCCGGGCGTGGCGGTGATCGCGCTGCGGTCGGGAGTGTCCGTGGTCCCGGTCGCGATCCGCGGGACCTACCAGGCCCTGGCCGGGCGGCCGCTGCACATCCCGCGGCCGCATCCACTCTCGGCGCGCTTCGGCCCGCCGCTCCAGTTCGGCCCGATCAGGCGCGGAAGGAAAGTCCCCCACGCGGTGCGTGACGAGGTCACCCGCCGCATCATGGCCGAGATCGCGGCCCTGCTCTCTCACCCCCTTCCGGCTCGCGGGGCCGGCGGGGAGTAGAGATGGCGCAATCCGGCCGCGAGCGGAAGCCCTGGGGCGGCCGCTTCAGCCAGGAGTCCCACCCTGCCGCTGAAGGCTTCACCGCCTCCCTCGCCTTCGACCGCCGCCTCTGGCCGTACGACCTGGAGGGGAGCCGCGCGTGGGCACGCGCCCTCCACCGCGCCGGGCTCCTGAGCGAGGCCGAGTTCGCGCTCCTCCTGAAGGGGCTGGACGAGGTACGAGACGAGCTGGAGCGCGGAAGCTTCCCGTTCCGGACCGAGCTCGAGGACATCCACATGAACGTCGAGCGCCGGCTCCAGGAGAAGGTCGGGGCCGTCGCCGGAAAGCTCCACACCGGCCGGTCCCGGAACGACCAGATCGCCCTCGACGAGCGGCTCTACCTGCGCGAGGTGATCCGCGGGGTGGACGGCGGGCTCAGGGAGACCCAGGCCGCGCTGATCGCCCGAGCCGAGGAACACCTGGGGGCCCCCATGCCCGGCTACACGCACCTCCAGCGGGCCCAGCCGATTCTGCTCTCGCACCACCTGCTCGCCTACACGTTCATGCTCCAGCGGGACCGCGAGCGGTTCCGGGACTGTCTGGCGCGCGCAGACGTGCTGCCGCTCGGCGCCGGCGCCCTCGCCGGCACCGCGTTCGCCATCGACCTCGAGGCCCTGGCCCGCGACCTGGGCTTCGCCGCCGTGGCGCCCAACAGCCTCGACGCGGTCAGCGATCGGGACTTCCTGATCGAATTCCTTGCCGCCGCGGCGGTCGCCGGCATGCACCTGTCGCGCCTCGCCAGCGACCTCACGCTGTGGGCCACGGCGGAGTTCGGCTTCGTCGAATTTTCCGACGCCTTCGCGACCGGCTCGTCGATCATGCCGCAGAAGAAGAACCCGGACGTGGCCGAGTTGATCCGGGGCAAAACCGGCCGGCTCTACGGCAACCTGGTCGCGGTCCTCACGGCGCTGAAGGGGCTCCCCCTCGCCTACAACTCGGACCTCCAGGAAGACAAGGAGCCGCTCTTCGACAGCGTGGACACCCTCGAGGCGATCCTCGGGGTCCTGCCTCCGCTCCTGGGGTCGTTGACGTTCAACGTCGAGCGGATGCGCGAGGCCGCGGGCGCCCACCTCGCCACGGCAACCGACCTGGCCGATTACCTCGTGCGAAAAGGGATGCCATTCCGCGAAGCCCACGCGGTCGTCGGTCAGGTGGTCAAGCACTGCCTCGGCGCGGGAAAGGCGCTGGAGGCGTGCGCGCTCGAGGAGCTCCGCCGCTTCTCCCCGCTCTTCGGGGCCGACGCGCTCGACGCGATCACCGTGGAGGCATCGCTCCGCGCCCGGGCAGCCGGCGGCGGAACCGCACCCGAGGCGGTCCGCCGGGCGCTGGCCGCGGCGAAGGCCTTCGTCACCGAAGGCGCCGGCTAGGAGCGTATCGGAGCAATACGGTTGAATGCTCTCGGGCTCCTGACAGCTCGCCCACCATTGCCGGTTCCACTCCGAGCGCGGGCTTCGCCCGCGCAACCGAGTCCTGGGGGGAGGTTCGGAAGGGGGGCGAAGCCCCGCTCCGAGTCAAACACGATGCGTCGGCTCCTCGTCGTGGCGCTGATCGGCGTGGCCGCCGCCGGCTGCGGGAGGAAAGGGCCGCCCGTCGCCCCCGAGCGTCGTGTGCCCGCGGTCGTCTCGGGGCTCACCGCGACGGTCGAGGGGAACGCGATCGTGCTGAGCTGGATGAACCCGACGACCCGAGCCGACGGGACCCGGATGAAGGACCTGACCCGGCTCCGCGTCCACCGGCGAGCGGAGGCGCCACAGGCGGAGCCCAAGCCGGCCGTGCTCGCCCGGGGCGCCGTCGTGGGCTACGATGAGATCGCGTCCATCCGGCTGGCGGCACCGGCCCCGGCGAAGGTGGAGGGACACCGCATCACCTGGATCGACCGGACCGGCCTCGCCGTCGGCCGCCGCTATGCCTACGCCGTGACCGCGGTCGACGGGATCGGCCGGTCGAGCCCGCCCTCGGCGCGCCTGGCCGTGACGTTTCTCGCCGCTCCGCGCCGCCCCGAACGGCTCACCGCGAGCGCGGGCGAGGGCGAGGTCAGCCTGAGCTGGGCACCGCCCGCAGCCCTCGTCGATGGAAGCCCGCTCTCCGGCGCGCTCGCGTACGAGGTCCTGCGGGCCGCCAGCCCGGAAGCCCTCCTGACGCCCGTGACGCCCGCCCCGATCACCGCGACCGGCTTCACCGACACGGGCCTCCAGAACGACCTGACGTACTACTACGCCGTGCGCGCGGTGCGACGCGAGGCCGAGGGCGTGGCCCAGAGCGAGCCCTCCGCCCCCGTGGCGGCCACGCCCGCCGACCTCACCCCACCCTCGGCCCCGGCGAACCTCGTCGCGGTCCCTTCGGAAGGGGCAATCCGCCTGGCCTGGAGCCCAAGCCCCGAGCCGGACGTCGCGGGCTACATCGTGTATCGCGCGTCGCCACCGGGCGAGCCCTACGTCCGCGTGACGCCGGGCCTCGTGCAGAGCACGGTCTTCACCGACCGCACCGTGGAAGGCGGCCGCACCTACGCCTACGTGGTGACGGCGGTGGACCGGGCGCGGCGCGCCAACGAGAGCGCGCGATCCGACGCGGTGACGGCGACACTCCCTTGACTTCGCGCACCGCCGGTGCTACGGTCACCCAAAGCTTCCTGAAGGTGACCGCGTGACTCACTTCCGCTATCGTGATGGGCAGCTCTGTTGCGACTCCACTCCGCTCGGCAGGATCGCGGAGGCCATCGGCACGCCGACCTACGTCTACTCGGCGCCGGCGATTGTGGAGTCCCTGCGCGCCTACGACCGGGCTCTCGCCACCGTCCCCCACCTGATCGCCTACGCCCTGAAGGCCAACTCGAACCTCGGCGTCCTCGCCCTCCTCGCCCGGGCCGGCGCCGGCGCCGAAGTCTTCTCGGGCGGCGAGCTGTTCCGCGCCCTCAGGGCCGGCGTTCCGCCGAAGCGGATCATCTTCGCGGGCCCGGGGAAGACGCGCGAGGAGATGGCCGAGGCGCTCAAGGCGGAGATCCTGATGTTCAACGTGGAGTCTGCGGCCGAGCTGAGGCAGCTCGATCGCGTGGCCCAGGAGGCGGGGACGCGGGCACCGGTGGCCCTCCGGATCAACCCGGACGTGGATCCGCAGACGCATCCCTACATCGCGACCGGGCTCAAGACCGCCAAGTTCGGGATCCCGATCGACCAGGGGGTGGACGCGTACGCGATCGCCCGCGGACTCCCGGGCGTCGAGGTGGTCGGCGTCCACATGCACATCGGCTCCCAGCTCACCAAGACGGCTCCGATCGCCGACGCGATGGCGCGCCTCGCCGACCTGGGGGCCGCGCTCCGCTCGCAGGGCGTCGCGGTCCGCTACCTCGACGCGGGCGGCGGGCTCGGGATCCAGTACAAGGACGAAACCCCTCCCACCCCGCAGGAGTACGCCCAGGTGTTCCTGCCGACCGTCAAGGACCTCGGGCTCACGCTGATCCTGGAGCCGGGCAGGTCCATCGTCGGAAACGCCGGCGTCCTCCTGACGCGCGTCCTCTACCTGAAGGACAACGGGCCCAAGCGCTTCGTGGTGGTGGACGCGGCCATGAACGACTTGATCCGCCCGAGCCTCTACAACGCCTACCACGCGATCCTGCCCGTCGCAGAGCCCCGGGGCGGTCCCGCCCGGGTGGTGGACGTGGTCGGGCCGATCTGCGAGTCCGGCGACTTCCTCGCCAAGGACCGCGAGCTGCCGGCGGTCGAGGAGGGCGAGCTGCTGGCGGTGATGAGCGCGGGGGCCTACGGCTTCGCGATGGCCTCCAACTACAACGCCCGTCCCCGGCCGGCGGAGGTGCTGGTGGAGGGCGCGCGGTTCTCCCTCGTGAGGCGACGCGAGACCTATGAGGACCTGATCGCTGGCGAAGCGTTCCCCGACTGATCCGTGAGCGTCTGTGTGTAAGGAGGAGCAGCTATGAGGCGCAATTTTCAGGGCTCTATCGTGGCGCTGGTGACCCCCTTCCGTGACGGGCGGGTGGACGAGGCCAAGCTCCGCGAGCTGGTGGAGTTCCACGTGCGAAACGGCACCGACGGCATCGTCCCGTGCGGGACGACCGGCGAGTCGCCCACCCTCTCTCACGAGGAGCACAAGCGGGTGGTGGAGATCGTGATCGAGGCCGCGCGCGGGCGCATCCCGGTGATCGCGGGGACGGGCTCCAACTCGACGGCGGAGGCGATCGACCTCACGACCCACGCCAAGAAGGCCGGGGCCGACGGGGCCCTGGTGGTCTCGCCCTACTACAACCGGCCGACGCAGCAGGGGCTCTACGAGCACTTCCGGGCCATCGCCGAGGCCACCGACCTTCCCATCCTCGTCTACAACATCCAGGGCCGGACCGCGGTCAACGTGGAGACCGACACGCTCGCGCGGCTGGCCCGCGACTGCGAGACCATCGTCGGGGTGAAGGAGGCCTCGGGGTCGCTGGACCAGATGACCCAGGTGATCCTGGCCTGCGGCCCGGAGTTCACGGTGCTGTCGGGCGACGACAACCTGACCCTCCCGCTGATGGCGGTCGGCGGGCGCGGCGTCATCTCCGTGATCGCCAACGTCGTGCCCAAGGAGACCGCCGAGGTTACGCACGCCGCCCTCGACGGCGACTGGAAGCGCGCGCGGGAGCTCCACCTCCGGCTCTTCCCGCTCTGCAAGGCCATGTTCATCGAGACCAACCCGATCCCGGTGAAGGAAGCCATGGCCATGATGGGGATGATCGCCCCGGAGTTCAGGCTGCCGCTCTGTCGCATGGCGGAGGCGAACCGCGAGCGCCTCAAGAAAGTCCTCGCGCAGTTCAACCTGCTGAAGTAAGTCGCACCGAGTCCTAGCTGACCTCGCGTGTTTCCAGCGCGGGCTTGGCCCGCGCAAGCTTGGGGGGAGG
It includes:
- a CDS encoding DNA-directed RNA polymerase subunit alpha — encoded protein: MLDIQLPNRQEWQVRERVYGRIVLEPLEAGFALTVGNAYRRVLLSSIQGAAPIWAKIEGVLHEFSYFPGVMEDTLDVLQNLRQVVFVLHLSRPKILRLKAQGPAQVKASDFEPDADVEILTPEQPLATLDKDGLLEMEVCLERGRGYVPAEKREPEVLPINAILLDADFSPVKRVNFHVEPIQGPRPGQERLVLEVWTNGSVSPEAAVGEAARILEDHFELLVQFPHGVPVEEEAAPVPGQRVELNENLFRSVDELELSVRAYNCLKTANIRTIADLVQRTEAELLKTKNFGKKSLNEIKTILGEMGLSLGMRLDPEELERLRAQYENPID
- the mltG gene encoding endolytic transglycosylase MltG; amino-acid sequence: MAVMPRILARLHNLAPGTRPFLASLLLGAAGLAGLHAWWLLTPTPLIQAGARVVEIGPHQGVMGVAQQLETEGVIRSRLGFLVLAALRGTARSLKAGEYELPRDVNTVQILRFLEEGKVRQHPVLFPEGGTARELARTLEAEGLTQAEAVQRLSQDARFLWTLGLPGPTIEGYLFPDTYRFFKGLTPEEMLGRMVHRLRAKVTDELLAQAESLGLTFHQLLTLASIIEKEAVIREEMPLISAVFWNRMKRDMPLQADPTVQYALGKDRQALTRDDLQVDSPFNTYRIRGLPPGPIASPGKAAIVAALNPAKVNYLYFVSTGDQRRHFFSVTLEQHNSAVARYRVAKAR
- a CDS encoding 1-acyl-sn-glycerol-3-phosphate acyltransferase, which encodes MESGEESRELVAPAAPGSPLALQRESSPFLYRLLRRIGRPMLKRVFSLHVTGLEHLPPSGPYILAANHANYLDGVVLGAAVPRKISFLVMPRVYRSTPLHPPFHRHVGSIPINLERPDPGAIKRALRILQEGGVLGIFPEGPFSLNGQLVQGQPGVAVIALRSGVSVVPVAIRGTYQALAGRPLHIPRPHPLSARFGPPLQFGPIRRGRKVPHAVRDEVTRRIMAEIAALLSHPLPARGAGGE
- the argH gene encoding argininosuccinate lyase; protein product: MAQSGRERKPWGGRFSQESHPAAEGFTASLAFDRRLWPYDLEGSRAWARALHRAGLLSEAEFALLLKGLDEVRDELERGSFPFRTELEDIHMNVERRLQEKVGAVAGKLHTGRSRNDQIALDERLYLREVIRGVDGGLRETQAALIARAEEHLGAPMPGYTHLQRAQPILLSHHLLAYTFMLQRDRERFRDCLARADVLPLGAGALAGTAFAIDLEALARDLGFAAVAPNSLDAVSDRDFLIEFLAAAAVAGMHLSRLASDLTLWATAEFGFVEFSDAFATGSSIMPQKKNPDVAELIRGKTGRLYGNLVAVLTALKGLPLAYNSDLQEDKEPLFDSVDTLEAILGVLPPLLGSLTFNVERMREAAGAHLATATDLADYLVRKGMPFREAHAVVGQVVKHCLGAGKALEACALEELRRFSPLFGADALDAITVEASLRARAAGGGTAPEAVRRALAAAKAFVTEGAG
- a CDS encoding fibronectin type III domain-containing protein, translating into MRRLLVVALIGVAAAGCGRKGPPVAPERRVPAVVSGLTATVEGNAIVLSWMNPTTRADGTRMKDLTRLRVHRRAEAPQAEPKPAVLARGAVVGYDEIASIRLAAPAPAKVEGHRITWIDRTGLAVGRRYAYAVTAVDGIGRSSPPSARLAVTFLAAPRRPERLTASAGEGEVSLSWAPPAALVDGSPLSGALAYEVLRAASPEALLTPVTPAPITATGFTDTGLQNDLTYYYAVRAVRREAEGVAQSEPSAPVAATPADLTPPSAPANLVAVPSEGAIRLAWSPSPEPDVAGYIVYRASPPGEPYVRVTPGLVQSTVFTDRTVEGGRTYAYVVTAVDRARRANESARSDAVTATLP
- the lysA gene encoding diaminopimelate decarboxylase, which gives rise to MTHFRYRDGQLCCDSTPLGRIAEAIGTPTYVYSAPAIVESLRAYDRALATVPHLIAYALKANSNLGVLALLARAGAGAEVFSGGELFRALRAGVPPKRIIFAGPGKTREEMAEALKAEILMFNVESAAELRQLDRVAQEAGTRAPVALRINPDVDPQTHPYIATGLKTAKFGIPIDQGVDAYAIARGLPGVEVVGVHMHIGSQLTKTAPIADAMARLADLGAALRSQGVAVRYLDAGGGLGIQYKDETPPTPQEYAQVFLPTVKDLGLTLILEPGRSIVGNAGVLLTRVLYLKDNGPKRFVVVDAAMNDLIRPSLYNAYHAILPVAEPRGGPARVVDVVGPICESGDFLAKDRELPAVEEGELLAVMSAGAYGFAMASNYNARPRPAEVLVEGARFSLVRRRETYEDLIAGEAFPD
- a CDS encoding 4-hydroxy-tetrahydrodipicolinate synthase, whose amino-acid sequence is MRRNFQGSIVALVTPFRDGRVDEAKLRELVEFHVRNGTDGIVPCGTTGESPTLSHEEHKRVVEIVIEAARGRIPVIAGTGSNSTAEAIDLTTHAKKAGADGALVVSPYYNRPTQQGLYEHFRAIAEATDLPILVYNIQGRTAVNVETDTLARLARDCETIVGVKEASGSLDQMTQVILACGPEFTVLSGDDNLTLPLMAVGGRGVISVIANVVPKETAEVTHAALDGDWKRARELHLRLFPLCKAMFIETNPIPVKEAMAMMGMIAPEFRLPLCRMAEANRERLKKVLAQFNLLK